Proteins from a single region of Halolamina sp. CBA1230:
- a CDS encoding NAD-dependent epimerase/dehydratase family protein, whose translation MSEWTDERVLVTGGASFIGSHLVEDLVAEGADVRVADDFSSGEMENLEEVKDQIEVLEGNLKHWDFADEASEDIDTVFHLAADHGGRGYISQYPANCATNMALDNIVYETAAKNGVGRICFASSACTYPTDIQQERQRLREDMVSFEERGGAYADEVYGWAKLMGERSLQAYNEQYDIDTSAVRIFTAYGPRENETHAIVAFMAKAYAGQDPFQIWGDGEQTRNFTYVKDITNALRLAAENITDGTPVNAGISRYVTMNEAVEIIFDYLDWEPDEINYMTDKPQGVRHRAADTSRAEELLGWEPQYTVEEGIKNTLDWYVENRDPDYVRENLETLLHER comes from the coding sequence ATGAGTGAGTGGACTGACGAGCGAGTACTCGTCACGGGTGGTGCGTCATTTATCGGAAGTCATCTCGTCGAAGACCTCGTAGCCGAAGGCGCTGACGTCCGCGTCGCCGACGACTTCTCCAGCGGCGAAATGGAGAACCTGGAAGAAGTCAAAGACCAAATCGAGGTCCTCGAAGGTAATCTAAAACACTGGGACTTCGCTGACGAAGCGTCGGAGGACATCGATACAGTCTTCCACCTCGCTGCGGACCACGGCGGGCGCGGATACATCTCGCAGTACCCCGCGAACTGCGCCACGAACATGGCGCTCGACAACATCGTCTACGAGACCGCTGCGAAGAACGGCGTCGGCCGCATTTGTTTCGCTTCCAGTGCCTGTACGTACCCGACGGACATCCAGCAAGAACGACAGCGCCTGCGTGAAGATATGGTGAGTTTCGAGGAACGCGGCGGCGCCTACGCCGACGAAGTGTACGGCTGGGCAAAGCTCATGGGCGAGCGCTCGCTCCAGGCCTACAACGAACAGTACGACATCGACACCAGCGCCGTCCGAATCTTCACGGCCTATGGCCCCCGTGAGAACGAAACGCACGCGATTGTCGCGTTTATGGCCAAAGCCTACGCCGGCCAAGATCCGTTCCAAATCTGGGGTGACGGCGAACAAACGAGGAATTTCACCTACGTCAAGGACATTACTAACGCGCTCCGACTGGCCGCGGAGAACATCACGGACGGCACCCCGGTCAATGCGGGGATCAGTCGCTATGTGACGATGAACGAGGCCGTCGAGATCATCTTCGATTACCTCGACTGGGAGCCCGACGAGATCAACTATATGACCGACAAACCTCAGGGCGTCCGCCACCGCGCCGCGGATACGAGTCGGGCAGAGGAACTCCTCGGCTGGGAACCCCAGTACACTGTCGAGGAAGGTATCAAGAATACACTCGATTGGTACGTCGAAAACCGCGATCCAGACTACGTCCGCGAAAATCTCGAAACGCTCCTCCACGAGCGCTAA